A genomic window from Lotus japonicus ecotype B-129 chromosome 1, LjGifu_v1.2 includes:
- the LOC130729218 gene encoding uncharacterized protein LOC130729218: protein MAGKQSNSKPKKPETFGKGKVTPTQVAFIVDRYLADNNFSSTRSAFRIEASSLIAHSPVHEAPRSLLTLGQMLDEYICLKEQKVMVDQERAIVEQEKNRVQMLLQGMQNVMTAYNASGNLPLPAAKSAGAVVPQKTFSNKPNSGVGVPTSTQNRMNIQSLPPSSNSNAEGGNSSTLLTNVSDRKRKDTKAVDAPLAAKKSRGRSSTRKIPSQGQNTLQQSNNVASIQMEAQPSAIRTSAEKCTPSESQVQGSNVAKCLFNQSSHAVSSNSPVPKTPPRGKSLQSDTNISPAEISSVAPSNREAAPTRCTVISTRRVMVSPAKQMAYIEMSHCISPVKTDSNRVNKRDHVRSRLDFDAVDIPESLNNPLPNEISTSESEKDLDIFGIDFPNLDALGIDFSFSELLNDLDFPCDGIDFSYNPTTSSPSEDNASGSYNECNSGHVTPDISNVAEVRCEKDMRILGPDCLTAMKSVTKSITVFSPEKKRPRSLDQENCK from the exons ATGGCGGGGAAGCAATCCAATTCCAAACCGAAGAAGCCAGAGACCTTTGGCAAAGGCAAGGTCACCCCTACACAGGTCGCATTCATCGTCGATAGGTACCTTGCTGACAACAATTTCTCCTCCACTCGCTCCGCCTTCAGAATCGAAGCTTCTTCCCTCATCGCCCATTCACCTGTTCATGAG GCACCCAGGAGTTTGTTGACATTGGGGCAGATGCTGGATGAGTATATCTGTTTGAAGGAGCAGAAGGTGATGGTGGATCAAGAAAGGGCCATTGTTGAACAAGAGAAAAATAGGGTTCAAATGCTGTTGCAGGGTATGCAGAATGTCATGACTGCTTACAATGCTAGTGGAAACCTCCCTCTTCCGGCTGCAAAATCTGCGGGTGCGGTGGTTCCTCAAAAAACATTCAGTAACAAACCTAACTCAG GTGTAGGTGTTCCTACTTCTACGCAAAACAGAATGAATATACAGTCATTGCCTCCTTCTAGCAATTCAAATGCTGAGGGTGGAAACTCATCAACACTCTTGACAAACGTATCTGACAGAAAGAGAAAAGACACTAAAGCTGTTGATGCTCCTTTAGCTGCCAAAAAATCTCGAGGTAGATCATCAACTAGGAAAATTCCCAGCCAAG GTCAAAACACATTACAGCAGTCTAATAATGTTGCCAGTATTCAAATGGAGGCTCAACCTTCTGCAATTAGGACTTCAGCTGAGAAATGCACACCCAGTGAGTCACAAGTTCAAGGATCCAATGTTGCTAAATGCTTATTTAACCAGTCTTCACATGCTGTTTCAAGTAATTCACCAGTTCCCAAGACACCTCCAAGAGGAAAATCATTGCAAAGTGATACAAATATATCCCCTGCTGAGATTTCGTCAGTTGCACCTAGCAATCGAGAGGCTGCGCCGACTCGTTGCACTGTAATTTCAACCAGGAGGGTTATGGTCAGCCCTGCAAAACAGATGGCTTACATAGAGATGAGTCATTGCATTTCTCCTGTGAAGACAGATTCAAACAGGGTGAATAAGAGGGATCATGTTAGGAGCAGGTTGGACTTCGACGCTGTTGATATTCCTGAGAGCTTGAACAATCCATTGCCCAATGAGATCTCTACATCTGAGTCTGAAAAGGATTTGGACATATTTGGCATTGATTTTCCTAACTTAGATGCCTTAGGAATTGACTTCTCCTTCAGTGAACTGTTGAATGATCTAGACTTTCCTTGTGATGGCATTGATTTTTCTTACAATCCAACAACATCAAGTCCTTCTGAGGATAATGCTTCTGG GTCATATAATGAATGCAATAGTGGTCATGTCACACCTGACATATCAAATGTGGCTGAAGTTCGGTGTGAGAAAGACATGAGAATACTAG GCCCTGATTGTCTTACTGCAATGAAATCTGTCACAAAAAGCATAACGGTTTTTAGCCCTG AGAAAAAGCGCCCGCGGTCTTTGGATCAAGAAAATTGTAAATGA
- the LOC130719214 gene encoding mediator of RNA polymerase II transcription subunit 10-like has translation MPPTENISPEVLAVIDERLSSITSSLQADMRSAMDGLFERVSALSLQNPPHPPPPPPPPPPHLRSLPLPHVSTIFILALPPTTHSPLHRNPTIT, from the coding sequence ATGCCTCCTACCGAGAACATCAGTCCCGAGGTCCTTGCTGTCATTGATGAGCGGCTCTCATCCATCACCTCTTCATTACAAGCTGATATGCGTTCCGCCATGGATGGGCTCTTCGAGCGGGTTTCAGCTTTGTCTCTCCAGAACCCACCCCATCCAcctccacccccacccccacccccaccccacCTCCGTTCACTACCCCTTCCCCATGTTTCCACCATCTTCATACTGGCTCTCCCACCCACCACACATTCACCCCTCCACCGCAACCCCACAATCACTTAG
- the LOC130729220 gene encoding fructose-1,6-bisphosphatase, chloroplastic, whose product MVAMAAATASSQLIFSKPCFSSRLCPFQLCVFDTKTVISNSSRRKHVGGSGVRCMAVGEAKATTETKKRSGYELQTLTSWLLKQEQAGVIDAELTIVLSSISMACKQIASLVQRASISNLTGIQGAVNIQGEDQKKLDVVSNEVFSNCLRSSGRTGIIASEEEDVPVAVEESYSGNYIVVFDPLDGSSNIDAAVSTGSIFGIYSPNDECLADVGDDPTLDTEEQRCIVNVCQPGSNLLAAGYCMYSSSVIFVLTVGKGVFVFSLDPMYGEFVLTQENLQIPKAGKIYSFNEGNYLLWDDKLKKYIDNLKEPGPSGKPYSARYIGSLVGDFHRTILYGGIYGYPRDKKSKNGKLRLLYECAPMSFIVEQAGGKGSDGHQRILDIQPTEIHQRVPLYIGSVEEVEKVEKFLA is encoded by the exons ATGGTTGCAATGGCAGCAGCAACAGCATCTTCCCAGTTGATTTTCTCAAAGCCTTGTTTCTCCTCACGCCTCTGCCCCTTCCAACTCTGTGTCTTTGACACCAAAACAGTTATTTCAAATAGCAGCAGGAGAAAGCATGTGGGTGGCTCTGGTGTTAGATGCATGGCTGTGGGGGAAGCAAAAGCAACCACTGAGACAAAGAAGAGAAGTGGATATGAGCTTCAAACTCTAACTAGCTGGTTGCTGAAGCAGGAGCAAGCAGGGGTTATTGATGCTGAGCTCACTATTGTTCTGTCTAGCATTTCCATGGCATGCAAACAGATTGCTTCTTTGGTGCAGAGAGCTAGCATTTCCAATCTCACTGGGATTCAAGGAGCTGTGAATATTCAAGGGGAAGATCAGAAAAAACTTGATGTTGTCTCCAATGAG gtgttcTCAAACTGCTTGAGGTCAAGTGGAAGAACAGGAATAATagcatcagaggaagaggaTGTGCCAGTTGCAGTTGAAGAGAGTTATTCTGGGAACTACATTGTAGTATTTGACCCACTTGATGGGTCATCCAATATTGATGCTGCAGTATCAACTGGGTCCATTTTTGGGATTTACAGCCCCAATGATGAGTGTCTTGCGGATGTTGGTGATGACCCCACA CTTGACACAGAAGAACAAAGGTGCATTGTGAATGTGTGCCAACCAGGAAGCAACCTTCTTGCAGCTGGTTACTGCATGTACTCTAGCTCAGTAATCTTTGTTCTCACAGTTGGAAAAGGAGTGTTTGTATTCTCATTAGACCCCATGTATGGCGAGTTCGTTTTGACTCAAGAAAATCTCCAGATACCAAAAGCAGGGAAAATCTATTCTTTCAATGAAGGGAATTATCTGTTGTGGGATGATAAGTTAAAGAAATACATTGATAATCTCAAGGAGCCAGGTCCTAGTGGGAAGCCTTATTCTGCAAGGTACATTGGTAGTTTGGTAGGAGACTTCCACAGGACAATTCTATATGGTGGGATTTATGGGTACCCTAGGGACAAGAAAAGCAAGAATGGGAAGCTTAGGCTTTTGTATGAATGTGCTCCTATGAGCTTCATTGTAGAACAGGCTGGTGGAAAAGGTTCAGATGGACATCAGAGAATACTTGACATTCAACCAACAGAA ATTCATCAACGTGTTCCTCTCTACATTGGAAGCGTAGAGGAGGTGGAGAAAGTGGAAAAGTTCCTGGCTTAA
- the LOC130729219 gene encoding laccase-7 isoform X2, which yields MGISTESLLYVRAKSIPWSMLVHVQNRTIKRLCNERVIVTVNGLFPGPTINVHEGDTVIVHVFNEAPYNITIHWHGVFQLFSGWADGPEYVTQCPISSGNNYTYKFKVQNQEGTLWWHAHASVLRATVHGAFIIHPRSGQFPFPKPYKQIPIILGDWYNAGVEDMEKALAAGGRPELSSSFTINGLPGDIFSCSQKGQNSETFKMKVKQGKTYMLRMVNAVLELHLFVTLANHNFTVVAVDATYTDPYVTDVIVIAPGQTLDALFTANQPIGSYYMVASPYKSGGKMFDNITSRGIVVYDHQYAQYSSSHLVMPSLPSLNPMMPFLPPFNDTPTAHKFYSNITSLVGAPHWVPVPLEVDEHMFITVGLNLQRCDPATVTNDTCKGPMNHTLSPSMNNESFVLPKGRGYSMLEAFFENMSGVYTTDFPSKPPVMFDFTNPDIRFDLNLIFAPKSTKVKKLKFNSTVEIVFQNTAFIHTDNHAMHLHGFNFHVLAQGFGNFDPTSDEAKFNLVNPQIRNTIGVPVGGWAVIRFQANNPGVWFVHCHVEHHTHRGFNMAFEVENGPTLSTSLTPPPADLPKC from the exons GTTCAAAACAGGACTATCAAACGCTTGTGCAATGAGCGAGTAATTGTCACAGTTAATGGTCTTTTCCCTGGACCAACGATAAATGTCCACGAAGGTGACACTGTGATTGTCCATGTATTCAACGAGGCACCCTACAATATCACTATTCACTG GCATGGAGTGTTTCAGCTCTTTAGTGGTTGGGCAGATGGTCCTGAATATGTAACTCAGTGCCCAATTAGTTCAGGAAATaattatacatataaattcaaGGTGCAAAACCAAGAAGGAACATTATGGTGGCACGCTCATGCATCTGTTTTACGAGCCACAGTTCATGGTGCTTTCATCATTCACCCTCGTTCTGGTCAATTTCCATTTCCCAAACCCTACAAGCAAATTCCTATTATATTAG GTGATTGGTATAATGCTGGTGTTGAGGATATGGAGAAAGCTCTCGCCGCTGGGGGTCGTCCTGAGTTATCtagttccttcacaatcaatggATTGCCTGGAGATATCTTCAGTTGTTCTCAAAAAG GACAGAATTCAGAGACATTCAAGATGAAGGTGAAGCAAGGAAAAACCTACATGCTACGAATGGTCAACGCTGTACTCGAACTGCATCTATTCGTCACACTAGCTAATCACAATTTCACAGTTGTTGCTGTGGATGCTACATACACTGACCCTTATGTGACCGATGTCATTGTTATTGCCCCTGGCCAAACCCTTGATGCTTTATTCACCGCAAACCAACCCATTGGTTCATATTACATGGTTGCATCTCCTTATAAATCTGGTGGTAAAATGTTTGATAATATCACATCTCGTGGTATAGTCGTTTATGATCATCAATATGCACAATACTCATCGTCACATCTTGTGATGCCATCCCTACCATCATTGAACCCTATGATGCCATTCCTACCACCCTTCAATGACACTCCAACAGCTCACAAATTCTATAGCAACATAACTAGTTTAGTAGGGGCCCCGCATTGGGTTCCAGTCCCACTTGAGGTGGATGAGCACATGTTCATTACCGTTGGATTAAACCTACAAAGGTGTGATCCAGCGACCGTCACCAATGACACGTGTAAGGGTCCAATGAATCATACTTTATCTCCTAGCATGAACAATGAGTCATTTGTGCTCCCTAAGGGGAGAGGGTACTCAATGTTGGAAGcgttttttgaaaatatgagtGGAGTGTATACTACAGATTTCCCTAGCAAGCCTCCAGTTATGTTTGACTTCACAAATCCTGACATTAGATTTGATTTGAATCTTATATTTGCCCCAAAATCAACAAAGGTAAAGAAGCTCAAGTTCAATTCAACGGTGGAGATTGTGTTTCAAAATACAGCTTTTATTCATACGGATAACCATGCCATGCATCTTCATGGGTTTAACTTCCATGTTTTGGCTCAAGGGTTTGGGAATTTCGACCCCACCAGTGACGAAGCCAAGTTTAACTTGGTGAACCCTCAAATACGCAACACAATTGGTGTGCCTGTGGGAGGATGGGCTGTCATCAGATTCCAAGCAAACAATCCAG GGGTATGGTTTGTGCATTGCCATGTGGAACATCATACTCACCGGGGATTTAATATGGCTTTTGAGGTTGAGAATGGACCAACTTTGTCAACTTCACTCACTCCACCCCCAGCTGATCTGCCAAAATGTTAA
- the LOC130729219 gene encoding laccase-7 isoform X1, which yields MFFRLNMKLFMFFLAWAFALLASSLASAATVEQIFKVQNRTIKRLCNERVIVTVNGLFPGPTINVHEGDTVIVHVFNEAPYNITIHWHGVFQLFSGWADGPEYVTQCPISSGNNYTYKFKVQNQEGTLWWHAHASVLRATVHGAFIIHPRSGQFPFPKPYKQIPIILGDWYNAGVEDMEKALAAGGRPELSSSFTINGLPGDIFSCSQKGQNSETFKMKVKQGKTYMLRMVNAVLELHLFVTLANHNFTVVAVDATYTDPYVTDVIVIAPGQTLDALFTANQPIGSYYMVASPYKSGGKMFDNITSRGIVVYDHQYAQYSSSHLVMPSLPSLNPMMPFLPPFNDTPTAHKFYSNITSLVGAPHWVPVPLEVDEHMFITVGLNLQRCDPATVTNDTCKGPMNHTLSPSMNNESFVLPKGRGYSMLEAFFENMSGVYTTDFPSKPPVMFDFTNPDIRFDLNLIFAPKSTKVKKLKFNSTVEIVFQNTAFIHTDNHAMHLHGFNFHVLAQGFGNFDPTSDEAKFNLVNPQIRNTIGVPVGGWAVIRFQANNPGVWFVHCHVEHHTHRGFNMAFEVENGPTLSTSLTPPPADLPKC from the exons GTTCAAAACAGGACTATCAAACGCTTGTGCAATGAGCGAGTAATTGTCACAGTTAATGGTCTTTTCCCTGGACCAACGATAAATGTCCACGAAGGTGACACTGTGATTGTCCATGTATTCAACGAGGCACCCTACAATATCACTATTCACTG GCATGGAGTGTTTCAGCTCTTTAGTGGTTGGGCAGATGGTCCTGAATATGTAACTCAGTGCCCAATTAGTTCAGGAAATaattatacatataaattcaaGGTGCAAAACCAAGAAGGAACATTATGGTGGCACGCTCATGCATCTGTTTTACGAGCCACAGTTCATGGTGCTTTCATCATTCACCCTCGTTCTGGTCAATTTCCATTTCCCAAACCCTACAAGCAAATTCCTATTATATTAG GTGATTGGTATAATGCTGGTGTTGAGGATATGGAGAAAGCTCTCGCCGCTGGGGGTCGTCCTGAGTTATCtagttccttcacaatcaatggATTGCCTGGAGATATCTTCAGTTGTTCTCAAAAAG GACAGAATTCAGAGACATTCAAGATGAAGGTGAAGCAAGGAAAAACCTACATGCTACGAATGGTCAACGCTGTACTCGAACTGCATCTATTCGTCACACTAGCTAATCACAATTTCACAGTTGTTGCTGTGGATGCTACATACACTGACCCTTATGTGACCGATGTCATTGTTATTGCCCCTGGCCAAACCCTTGATGCTTTATTCACCGCAAACCAACCCATTGGTTCATATTACATGGTTGCATCTCCTTATAAATCTGGTGGTAAAATGTTTGATAATATCACATCTCGTGGTATAGTCGTTTATGATCATCAATATGCACAATACTCATCGTCACATCTTGTGATGCCATCCCTACCATCATTGAACCCTATGATGCCATTCCTACCACCCTTCAATGACACTCCAACAGCTCACAAATTCTATAGCAACATAACTAGTTTAGTAGGGGCCCCGCATTGGGTTCCAGTCCCACTTGAGGTGGATGAGCACATGTTCATTACCGTTGGATTAAACCTACAAAGGTGTGATCCAGCGACCGTCACCAATGACACGTGTAAGGGTCCAATGAATCATACTTTATCTCCTAGCATGAACAATGAGTCATTTGTGCTCCCTAAGGGGAGAGGGTACTCAATGTTGGAAGcgttttttgaaaatatgagtGGAGTGTATACTACAGATTTCCCTAGCAAGCCTCCAGTTATGTTTGACTTCACAAATCCTGACATTAGATTTGATTTGAATCTTATATTTGCCCCAAAATCAACAAAGGTAAAGAAGCTCAAGTTCAATTCAACGGTGGAGATTGTGTTTCAAAATACAGCTTTTATTCATACGGATAACCATGCCATGCATCTTCATGGGTTTAACTTCCATGTTTTGGCTCAAGGGTTTGGGAATTTCGACCCCACCAGTGACGAAGCCAAGTTTAACTTGGTGAACCCTCAAATACGCAACACAATTGGTGTGCCTGTGGGAGGATGGGCTGTCATCAGATTCCAAGCAAACAATCCAG GGGTATGGTTTGTGCATTGCCATGTGGAACATCATACTCACCGGGGATTTAATATGGCTTTTGAGGTTGAGAATGGACCAACTTTGTCAACTTCACTCACTCCACCCCCAGCTGATCTGCCAAAATGTTAA